Genomic segment of Malus domestica chromosome 15, GDT2T_hap1:
CGCACACCAGCCATTTTCAAGAAGCTTATGAAACTCAATAAGACCGCCACGAATATCCAATCGTCGACGGCGTGGACGGTGGAGGGCGATGGTTTTGTACCATCAGATTCAGAAATGAAGAAAAGATAAAGGGATGATTAATGTTTGGATTTAGAGATCCTTTTGAAGCTGAAATCAATGGAAAGTGGGAGAAGAGAAGGGGAGTGAGAGTAAGGATGAAACAAAGAGAGTTTGACCAAAAGAAGATTGTTGGCTCTTGGCCGCTTTCAGACTTCTCTGCATATTtgtctattaaaaaaatattgttttatgaaatagTACTTAAATATTTAACATGCACTAGGTTAAATAGCTATCGCTATTGAACCCGACTGACTGCTAAATTAGCATTGGAGTGTTTGGTGCcatctatttttcttttaaatttaggGGTATATAAGGAACTTGAAGCCATatcattaaaaatgaattttaaagtgagaaatgaaaaagacaaaaaaaacctaaataattgtaactttttttttgtgtgtgtgtaagaaacATTAATACATAGGAATTTTTTTCGCAGTTCAATATGTGATTTCTTAATTGGTCCAGTCACAGTTCGATCTCTTGCTAACTTTGAAATTACATACCCTAATATTTACAACTTGCTAAAGTCTGACCATTTtccttttgtatttttatagttcaaatttcattttgttttaagttttagatattaatttataaattttcatttgttttgtatcttcttcttctttatttttttgaaattttaagtTAAAGTTCCTAATATACACCTACACTGaacgaaaaaaagaagaagacaatGTTAGTGAAAATGACCAATGGTGCAACACATTATTAAATTCGAGGACTAAAGAAACTAATATGAGAGTTCAGAAACTAAATTTAGACTAGAAATAAAATTCaggaaccattgctacaattaagCATAACACAGTTTCTGGACACTATGTTGTGTTTATATTATTATAAGTAATGCTatggagactaaatttataaactaaatttgcaaactaaataatacGTCACTAATAGGAAATGAAtacgtttatcaacgtttaagtaataatcaaatcatcagcttccatgtcatttagtttacaaaatttaatctacaaatttaatctccttagcattactcAATATAATATAAACACAACATAGCATGCGGTGCAGCTATATAACTATCCGATTCCAAGGCCAAGGAGACCAAATCAAATAAGCATACGTCTTGGCCAAAAGACCAGAGGCTGCAGAGAGAACAAGTCTCTGAGCGAAAAGTTATAGTTTTTGGTTGTGACCAAGCACCAAAAAAATAATGGGGAGAAGCCCTTGTTGTGCAAAGGAGGGCTTGAACAGAGGTGCTTGGACTGCCCATGAAGACAAAGTTCTCACTCAATACATCAAGCTCCATGGTGAAGGCAGATGGAGAAACCTTCCCAAGAAAGCAGGTAACCATTAAACCAAAATGCTAATTAGAATCATTAGTAGCTTACACATTTTTTCTAGTTACATTGGAGGGTTTCGAATCCTGAATCTAGCTTACTCCTGTGTACATACCTTCACCGCTGGGCTAACCGCAAGCTCATTCCTGGGTTTATGTGGATTTTCTAAATTGTGCACGAAAATCATATAAATTTGTCTAATTAATTAGTGCTTAATTATATAAGCAGGTTTGAAAAGATGTGGGAAGAGCTGCAGGCTTAGGTGGTTGAATTATCTGAGGCCAGACATTAAGAGAGGCAACATATCTCCAGATGAAGAAGAGCTTATCATTAGGCTTCACAAGCTTCTGGGGAACAGGTACTTTTCTTCTGTCTTTTTttctattatttatttatttatttatgcacggctttttttattttgattgattttttatgttttattttcagATGGTCTCTAATAGCTGGTAGGCTTCCAGGGCGAACAGACAATGAAATAAAGAACTACTGGAATACAAATTTAGGTAAAAAAGTTCCTGACCGACAACAACAAAGATCTGCTTCAAATCTCAAGCACCACAAAAATGGTGAACCAAATTCCAAGAAAGCAAAAAGTATGGACATGGCATCACCATCATCCCTTGTTTACCGTACCAAAGCTGTTAAGTGTACCCAAGTTTTCATCAACCCACAGCCACACAAAGTCCTACTTGGTCATGATCATCAACACTGCACTGAAGAAACAAACACAGTACTAATGTTTGATGGCAAGCCAGCAGCTATGGATGATGACCACATTAATCGGACACTTTCGTTTTCTTCATTCTCTAATATCAATGCTGATCAAGAAAATTCAACCTCGGATTTTTTGGTGGATTTTGACATGAACGAGATTAGCATAGCCAGTCTTCTGAATTCGGATTTCCCTGAAATTAATCGCGATTACTTGAATCATAATAACAGTGACACTATCACGTCACATTTTGTAGATGAAACCGCTCAATTTTTTTCAGAGGAAATGCTGCAACATTGGAATAATGGTGGTAGCGATGA
This window contains:
- the LOC103400953 gene encoding LOW QUALITY PROTEIN: transcription factor MYB1 (The sequence of the model RefSeq protein was modified relative to this genomic sequence to represent the inferred CDS: deleted 1 base in 1 codon), with the translated sequence MGRSPCCAKEGLNRGAWTAHEDKVLTQYIKLHGEGRWRNLPKKAGLKRCGKSCRLRWLNYLRPDIKRGNISPDEEELIIRLHKLLGNRWSLIAGRLPGRTDNEIKNYWNTNLGKKVPDRQQQRSASNLKHHKNGEPNSKKAKSMDMASPSSLVYRTKAVKCTQVFINPQPHKVLLGHDHQHCTEETNTVLMFDGKPAAMDDDHINRTLSFSSFSNINADQENSTSDFLVDFDMNEISIASLLNSDFPEINRDYLNHNNSDTITSHFVDETAQFFSEEMLQHWNNGGSDDGDNQVQVQPNLALNFHSFTSFLGSDHQGKNGLELERVVE